In Kaistella faecalis, a genomic segment contains:
- a CDS encoding iron chaperone produces METADIYIKQFPANVQEILARIRTIIFEEAPEAEEKISYAMPGYFLNIKPLVYIAGYKNHIGLYATPTGHEEFKKELSECKQGKGSVQFPLNSEIPYELIRRIIKFRKQEIEK; encoded by the coding sequence ATGGAAACAGCCGATATCTATATTAAACAGTTCCCCGCCAATGTCCAGGAAATATTAGCCCGGATCAGAACGATAATTTTTGAGGAAGCCCCCGAAGCCGAAGAAAAAATAAGCTACGCAATGCCCGGATATTTTCTGAATATTAAACCTTTGGTTTACATTGCAGGCTACAAAAATCATATCGGTTTGTATGCGACGCCAACCGGCCATGAGGAATTTAAAAAGGAACTTTCGGAATGTAAACAGGGTAAAGGTTCGGTACAGTTTCCTTTAAATAGTGAAATTCCTTATGAATTAATAAGGAGAATTATAAAATTCCGGAAACAGGAAATAGAAAAATAA
- a CDS encoding SRPBCC domain-containing protein, whose amino-acid sequence MTDPITVKITILKPVHKVWDYFYNPKHIVKWNFPTTNWHCPKAESDFREGGRFDYRLEYKDKSFGYNFSGYIDEIRLLENVKSHLDDGRRIEVQFNKIDENTTEIVEIFEPEVQNSTEMQRVGWYAILDRFHKYVENN is encoded by the coding sequence ATGACAGATCCAATTACAGTTAAAATTACGATCCTGAAACCTGTTCATAAAGTTTGGGATTATTTTTATAACCCAAAACATATAGTGAAATGGAATTTCCCAACGACCAACTGGCACTGCCCGAAAGCTGAAAGTGATTTCCGGGAAGGTGGCAGGTTCGATTACCGTCTGGAATATAAAGATAAAAGTTTCGGTTATAACTTCTCTGGATATATTGATGAGATCCGTTTACTTGAAAATGTAAAAAGCCATCTGGATGACGGCCGTAGGATTGAAGTACAGTTTAATAAAATCGATGAGAATACCACAGAAATCGTGGAGATTTTTGAACCCGAAGTTCAGAATTCTACAGAGATGCAGCGCGTAGGTTGGTATGCAATTTTAGACCGTTTTCATAAGTATGTGGAAAATAACTAA
- a CDS encoding endonuclease — MPEGPSILILKELAHKFIGQTVIAANGNAKIEMEKLPGLIFEEYRIFGKQTYLVMQKHVIRIHLLMFGSYSIDEQTKPDRQLRLHLKFENGDLYFYSCSVKLVESTVLKEIDWNADVLSDAWKPLKARKKLKVQPHMMVCDALLDQNIFSGVGNIIKNEVLFRIGVHPESLIGKLPPKKMSALIFEARNYSFDFLRWKKDYVLKKHWLVHTKKICPQCGNPLTKSHTGLSNRRSFFCEKDQKLYS, encoded by the coding sequence ATGCCGGAAGGTCCATCCATATTAATTCTGAAAGAGTTAGCCCATAAATTTATCGGTCAAACCGTTATCGCAGCGAACGGCAATGCCAAAATTGAAATGGAAAAATTACCTGGATTAATTTTTGAAGAGTACCGTATTTTCGGGAAGCAGACTTATCTGGTAATGCAAAAACACGTCATCAGAATACATCTTTTAATGTTCGGCTCCTATTCCATTGATGAACAGACCAAACCCGACCGGCAATTACGGCTGCATCTGAAATTTGAAAACGGTGATCTGTATTTTTATTCCTGCTCCGTAAAACTTGTAGAAAGTACAGTTCTGAAGGAAATCGACTGGAATGCCGATGTTTTAAGCGACGCCTGGAAACCCCTTAAAGCCAGAAAAAAACTAAAAGTTCAACCTCATATGATGGTTTGCGATGCGTTGCTGGATCAGAATATCTTTTCCGGCGTTGGCAATATTATTAAAAATGAAGTGCTCTTCAGAATCGGTGTACATCCCGAAAGTCTCATCGGAAAACTCCCGCCTAAGAAAATGTCCGCCCTTATATTCGAGGCCCGAAATTACAGTTTTGATTTTCTTCGCTGGAAAAAAGATTACGTCCTGAAGAAACACTGGCTGGTTCACACCAAAAAAATCTGTCCGCAGTGCGGAAATCCTTTAACAAAAAGCCACACGGGACTTAGCAACCGCCGCAGTTTCTTCTGCGAAAAAGACCAGAAGCTTTATTCATAA
- the dgt gene encoding dGTP triphosphohydrolase translates to MDLNKIFTNQRTGQNAATAASRTDFQRDFDRIIFSAAFRRLQNKTQVFPLPGSVFVHNRLTHSLEVSSVGRSLGSAAGEFIFDNYKNDLDENARNFYQHNLQNVIAAACLCHDVGNPAFGHSGEDAIASYFEKNENHLKPRFSEKEWADLVNFEGNANAIRVLTHQQNGKDEGGTQLTFSTLASIAKYPCEAIAKQKGIIHRKKFGFFQNEKDTFLEIAKGVNLIHENEEPVIFKRHPFVWLVEAADDICYNIIDMEDAHRLGIVSTSDCENLFLDLIKSENQNIERVEEKLTILTNPNERISYLRAKVINALINKSIELYQQNFSKILDGSLDKALLDIYKADNPSLQEIENFSIAKIYNHKNVIEIENAGYNVMYELLNHFIPPVLKPKDARKSYDKMALKLLPQQFVYDEGTDYQKVLGVIDFVSGMTDNYATDLYRKIKGIDIGMTV, encoded by the coding sequence ATGGATTTAAATAAGATTTTCACCAATCAACGGACCGGACAAAATGCCGCGACTGCTGCTTCCAGAACTGATTTTCAAAGAGATTTTGACCGGATCATCTTTTCGGCGGCATTCCGGCGACTTCAGAATAAAACCCAGGTTTTTCCGCTCCCGGGAAGTGTGTTCGTTCATAACCGGTTGACGCATTCTCTCGAAGTTTCTTCTGTAGGAAGGAGTTTGGGCAGTGCAGCAGGTGAATTTATCTTCGATAACTACAAAAATGATTTGGATGAAAATGCGAGAAATTTTTATCAGCACAATCTGCAGAACGTAATCGCGGCCGCATGCCTTTGCCACGACGTAGGGAATCCTGCTTTCGGGCATTCCGGTGAAGATGCAATTGCGAGTTATTTTGAAAAAAATGAAAATCATCTAAAGCCGAGATTTTCCGAAAAAGAATGGGCAGATTTGGTAAATTTTGAGGGTAATGCCAACGCAATCAGGGTTTTAACGCACCAGCAGAACGGTAAGGACGAAGGCGGAACTCAACTTACCTTTTCTACTTTGGCCAGTATTGCAAAATATCCGTGCGAAGCGATTGCCAAGCAAAAAGGAATTATTCACCGCAAAAAATTCGGATTTTTTCAAAATGAAAAAGATACCTTTCTGGAAATCGCAAAAGGCGTGAATTTAATTCACGAAAATGAAGAACCTGTAATCTTTAAAAGACATCCGTTCGTATGGCTCGTTGAAGCTGCCGATGATATCTGCTACAATATCATCGATATGGAAGATGCACACCGTTTGGGAATTGTTTCGACATCCGACTGTGAGAATCTTTTTCTGGACCTTATTAAATCCGAAAATCAAAACATTGAAAGGGTAGAAGAGAAACTTACGATACTTACGAATCCTAACGAAAGAATTTCCTATTTAAGAGCGAAAGTAATCAATGCGCTCATCAATAAATCCATTGAGCTTTATCAGCAGAACTTCTCTAAAATTTTAGATGGCAGCTTAGACAAAGCCTTACTTGATATTTATAAGGCTGATAATCCGTCTCTACAGGAAATTGAAAATTTTTCGATCGCTAAAATTTATAACCACAAAAATGTAATCGAGATTGAAAATGCCGGGTACAATGTAATGTATGAATTGCTGAATCATTTTATCCCACCGGTTTTAAAGCCAAAAGATGCGCGAAAATCTTATGATAAGATGGCGCTAAAGCTTTTGCCGCAGCAGTTTGTTTATGACGAAGGAACAGATTATCAGAAAGTTTTGGGCGTTATCGATTTTGTTTCGGGTATGACCGATAATTATGCGACAGATCTTTATAGGAAAATTAAAGGAATTGATATCGGAATGACCGTGTAG
- a CDS encoding nuclear transport factor 2 family protein, with protein sequence MDNKQIAKQFFENLFVDNDKAYEVLSDDVRVNWPGFGMDDIVGKENLYNFLSNDGPEKVLKLQINNVIGEGDVVIADGNILTERHGKQETSHFADVYTVRDGKITSLVSYMVFGKENEGDTETE encoded by the coding sequence ATGGATAATAAGCAGATTGCAAAACAGTTTTTCGAAAATCTTTTTGTGGATAATGATAAGGCTTACGAAGTGTTATCTGATGATGTAAGGGTAAACTGGCCAGGTTTCGGGATGGATGATATTGTGGGGAAAGAAAATCTCTACAACTTTCTATCAAATGACGGCCCGGAAAAAGTTTTAAAACTGCAAATCAACAATGTCATTGGAGAAGGTGATGTAGTAATTGCAGACGGAAATATCCTTACAGAAAGACATGGCAAACAGGAAACTTCTCATTTTGCAGATGTGTACACTGTTCGGGATGGTAAAATTACTTCGCTGGTCAGTTATATGGTATTCGGAAAGGAAAATGAAGGTGACACAGAAACAGAATAA
- the gcvP gene encoding aminomethyl-transferring glycine dehydrogenase, with the protein MNTTQFVNRHISMNEADKQAMLQEIGVSGIDELIAQTIPNSIRLEKDLSISPALSEYEMLAHSKELAAQNLLFDNYIGFGYHNTILPSAIQRNILENPSWYTAYTPYQAEIAQGRLEALLNFQTVVCDLTGFKLANASLLDESTAAAEAMHMFFESRTKDQRKSEANKFFISDLVLPQTVAVLKTKAEGLGIQIVEGDHENHDFDESYFGVLLQYPGKNGIVLDYTENIKKYKELNLQVVVASDPMALVKLKSPAEMGADCAVGTTQRFGIPMGYGGPHAAFFACKEDYKRDIPGRIIGVSQDAYGKRALRMALQTREQHIKREKATSNICTAQVLLAVMAGMYAVYHGPKGLNFIAEQIHFKANALHSGLKALGYDIVEEPIFDTVKFRISEDDKKSLMFLMLDHKINLNYFTEGFVSIAVNETTTLEKLQILFDAFAQFRDKQSFKLVIKDELQIPENSLRSDEILKEEVFNKYHTETELMRYIKRLERKDLSLTHSMISLGSCTMKLNAATQMLPISWPEWGSVHPFVPTDQAGGYQQLIKELEKDLAEITGFAGTSLQPNSGAQGEYAGLMVIREYHKSRGESHRNIVLIPQSAHGTNPASAVIAGMKVVVVKNLESGEIDFDDLKAKAEQHAENLSAAMITYPSTYGFFDDNIKEITKLIHDNGGQVYMDGANMNAQVGFTSPGNIGADVCHLNLHKTFAIPHGGGGPGVGPICVAKHLVKFLPSNPNIKIGDKEAIDAISAAPYGSSLVLNISYAYIKMLGTEGLKKSTEHAILNANYLKEVLAEHFPILYANAAGRVAHECIVDFRQFKPLGIEVADVAKRLMDYGFHAPTVSFPVAGTLMIEPTESESKREIDRFAEALISIKKEIEEIAEGTADTANNVLKNAPHTEQLVISDSWDKPYSREKAAYPLDWVRDHKFFASVSRVDEAYGDRNLICTCAPIESYM; encoded by the coding sequence ATGAACACTACACAGTTTGTAAACCGCCACATTTCTATGAACGAAGCCGACAAACAGGCAATGTTACAGGAAATTGGTGTTTCGGGTATTGATGAATTAATTGCCCAAACCATTCCCAATTCAATCCGTTTAGAAAAAGACTTAAGCATTTCCCCGGCTCTTTCAGAGTACGAAATGTTAGCGCATTCTAAGGAATTGGCAGCACAGAATTTACTTTTCGATAATTATATCGGGTTCGGTTACCACAATACTATTTTGCCAAGCGCGATCCAGCGCAATATTCTCGAAAATCCGTCGTGGTACACCGCTTATACTCCCTATCAGGCAGAAATTGCACAGGGTAGATTGGAAGCGCTATTGAATTTTCAAACCGTAGTTTGTGATTTAACAGGTTTCAAACTGGCAAACGCTTCTCTTTTAGACGAATCTACGGCTGCGGCAGAAGCCATGCATATGTTCTTCGAAAGCCGAACAAAGGACCAGAGAAAATCCGAGGCTAATAAATTCTTCATTTCAGACCTGGTGCTTCCACAAACGGTTGCGGTATTGAAAACAAAAGCGGAAGGTTTGGGAATCCAGATTGTTGAAGGTGATCACGAGAACCATGATTTTGATGAATCGTATTTCGGAGTTTTACTTCAGTATCCCGGTAAAAACGGAATTGTCCTCGACTATACCGAAAACATCAAGAAATATAAAGAGCTAAACCTTCAGGTAGTTGTTGCCAGTGATCCAATGGCGTTGGTGAAACTCAAATCACCGGCTGAAATGGGCGCCGACTGTGCCGTAGGAACCACACAGCGATTCGGGATTCCGATGGGTTACGGTGGACCTCACGCTGCATTTTTTGCCTGTAAAGAAGATTATAAGAGAGACATTCCGGGAAGAATTATCGGTGTTTCTCAGGATGCATATGGCAAGCGTGCACTGAGAATGGCTTTGCAAACCCGTGAGCAGCATATTAAAAGAGAAAAAGCAACTTCTAATATCTGTACCGCTCAGGTGCTTTTAGCAGTTATGGCGGGGATGTATGCGGTTTATCACGGTCCGAAAGGCCTTAATTTCATTGCAGAGCAGATTCATTTCAAAGCAAACGCACTTCACAGCGGTTTAAAGGCTTTAGGATACGACATTGTAGAAGAACCGATATTCGATACGGTAAAATTCCGCATTAGTGAGGATGATAAAAAATCTTTGATGTTTTTAATGCTTGATCATAAAATCAACCTTAATTATTTCACAGAAGGCTTTGTAAGCATTGCAGTGAACGAAACTACAACGCTGGAGAAACTGCAGATTCTTTTTGATGCATTTGCACAGTTTAGAGATAAACAGAGTTTCAAACTTGTGATTAAAGATGAACTACAGATTCCTGAAAATTCTTTAAGATCTGATGAGATTTTAAAAGAAGAAGTTTTCAATAAATATCACACGGAAACAGAGTTAATGCGCTACATCAAGCGTCTGGAAAGAAAAGATCTGTCATTGACACATTCGATGATTTCCTTAGGTTCATGTACTATGAAACTTAATGCTGCGACCCAAATGCTGCCGATTTCCTGGCCGGAATGGGGCAGTGTACATCCATTCGTTCCTACAGATCAGGCTGGCGGATATCAGCAGTTAATTAAGGAGTTGGAAAAAGATCTTGCTGAAATTACAGGTTTCGCCGGTACTTCGCTTCAGCCAAATTCCGGAGCTCAGGGTGAATATGCAGGTTTGATGGTAATTCGCGAGTATCACAAATCACGTGGAGAAAGCCACAGAAATATCGTTCTGATCCCACAGTCTGCACATGGTACAAATCCAGCTTCTGCAGTAATTGCGGGTATGAAGGTGGTTGTGGTTAAAAATCTTGAAAGCGGAGAAATCGATTTCGATGATTTGAAAGCTAAAGCAGAGCAGCACGCAGAAAACCTTTCTGCAGCGATGATTACTTATCCGTCAACTTATGGATTCTTTGATGATAATATTAAAGAAATCACAAAACTGATTCACGACAACGGCGGACAGGTTTATATGGACGGCGCGAACATGAATGCGCAGGTAGGTTTCACCTCTCCGGGAAATATCGGGGCAGATGTTTGCCACCTGAATCTTCACAAAACCTTCGCGATTCCTCACGGAGGCGGCGGTCCGGGAGTTGGTCCGATTTGCGTTGCGAAACATTTGGTAAAGTTTTTACCATCGAATCCGAATATCAAAATCGGTGATAAAGAAGCCATAGACGCAATTTCAGCTGCACCTTACGGATCTTCACTGGTTTTAAATATTTCCTACGCCTATATTAAAATGCTTGGAACTGAGGGGTTGAAAAAATCTACAGAGCACGCGATATTGAATGCCAATTATCTGAAAGAGGTTTTAGCAGAACATTTCCCAATTCTTTACGCAAATGCTGCAGGAAGAGTAGCTCATGAATGTATTGTAGATTTCCGACAGTTTAAACCACTTGGGATTGAAGTTGCTGATGTCGCAAAACGTTTGATGGATTATGGGTTCCATGCACCAACAGTGAGTTTTCCTGTGGCTGGAACTTTAATGATTGAGCCTACAGAATCTGAAAGCAAAAGAGAAATCGACCGTTTTGCAGAAGCTTTGATCTCAATTAAAAAAGAAATCGAAGAAATCGCTGAAGGAACTGCTGATACCGCAAATAACGTATTGAAAAATGCGCCTCACACAGAACAGCTGGTTATTTCGGACTCATGGGATAAACCTTACAGTCGAGAAAAAGCTGCCTATCCGCTGGATTGGGTTCGCGACCATAAATTCTTTGCGTCGGTTTCACGTGTTGACGAAGCTTATGGTGACAGAAACCTAATCTGCACCTGCGCACCAATTGAAAGTTATATGTAA
- a CDS encoding T9SS type A sorting domain-containing protein, producing the protein MKNLYFLATAFFCSTISAQNQISFETSEGYQLGSINGQKSWQITDDGEGNFVQNQMVTDEKSSNGTFSFKNGYTDEYGGQFYPIIGAQKDFDQPLDYNDATVSFDVLVTETEGSNFEMAAYGISATQEYYPVFDLAFDWEGTLKVVSNIDYDMEDTGFAWEANRWYSIKVMVSATEIKYFVDGALIYTTPNFTQIDLLGMNFLHDNFGGDGYIDNIKINEVEMSVNNVKKGNVAVYPNPVKNNLNLNLPNGEKVSQIQIYNMAGQLLVTKTASGKSIDLQDLKAGAYLINMISTKGSTYSSKFIKE; encoded by the coding sequence ATGAAGAATTTATATTTTCTCGCTACAGCCTTTTTCTGCAGCACTATTTCTGCACAAAACCAAATTTCATTTGAAACTTCCGAAGGCTACCAGTTGGGAAGTATTAACGGACAGAAATCATGGCAGATTACCGATGATGGCGAAGGTAATTTTGTGCAAAACCAGATGGTTACAGACGAGAAATCCAGCAACGGTACTTTCTCCTTTAAAAATGGCTATACCGATGAATATGGAGGACAGTTCTATCCTATCATCGGCGCACAGAAGGATTTTGATCAGCCACTGGATTATAACGACGCTACTGTTTCATTTGATGTTTTAGTGACTGAAACCGAAGGTTCCAATTTTGAGATGGCAGCCTACGGAATCAGTGCCACTCAGGAGTATTACCCTGTTTTTGACTTGGCTTTCGATTGGGAAGGAACCCTAAAAGTAGTAAGCAATATCGATTACGATATGGAAGATACAGGATTTGCATGGGAAGCGAACAGATGGTATTCCATAAAAGTAATGGTTTCTGCAACAGAAATTAAATATTTCGTAGACGGAGCGTTAATTTATACTACGCCGAACTTCACGCAGATTGATCTCTTAGGGATGAACTTCCTCCACGATAATTTTGGCGGCGATGGATACATCGACAACATTAAGATTAATGAGGTAGAAATGTCGGTAAACAATGTGAAGAAAGGAAATGTTGCAGTATACCCAAATCCTGTAAAAAACAACCTGAACCTGAATCTTCCGAACGGTGAAAAAGTTTCACAAATTCAGATTTATAATATGGCAGGGCAACTTCTGGTAACAAAAACAGCCTCTGGAAAATCAATTGATCTACAGGACCTAAAAGCCGGCGCCTATCTCATTAATATGATCAGCACAAAAGGAAGTACTTACTCTTCAAAATTCATAAAAGAATAA
- a CDS encoding J domain-containing protein yields the protein MKNYYYFLSVQENASDEDIKKAYRKLSLKYHPDKNENDEFFAHRFMEIQEAYETLGDKERRRIYDDNLSHQQRAFRPNLPPAIKSFSVNKINVQKGEEVIITWQTNHADVVKVLPFGLEKSYGEKKIRITEFKDGKFQLLLHATNSLLNKTVVRGITINQVFDSEKEKFREGVEELFKPQTPTRTNPGGQPKALKITLAIIFLVIAILLLVKTFAG from the coding sequence ATGAAGAATTATTATTATTTTCTGAGTGTACAAGAAAATGCTTCTGATGAAGACATTAAAAAAGCCTACAGAAAATTGTCGCTGAAATATCATCCCGATAAAAATGAAAACGATGAATTTTTCGCACACCGCTTTATGGAAATTCAGGAAGCGTATGAAACGCTCGGCGATAAAGAAAGAAGACGGATTTATGACGATAATTTAAGCCATCAGCAAAGGGCCTTCCGCCCAAATCTTCCGCCGGCGATAAAATCGTTTTCAGTAAATAAAATCAATGTTCAGAAAGGGGAAGAGGTCATTATTACATGGCAGACAAACCATGCCGACGTGGTTAAAGTTCTGCCTTTTGGTTTAGAAAAAAGCTACGGAGAAAAGAAGATTAGAATTACCGAATTTAAAGACGGGAAATTTCAGTTGTTGCTTCATGCGACGAATTCTCTTCTCAATAAAACAGTAGTGCGGGGAATAACAATTAATCAGGTTTTCGATTCGGAAAAAGAAAAATTCAGAGAAGGTGTCGAAGAACTTTTCAAGCCGCAAACACCAACGCGAACTAACCCAGGCGGCCAGCCAAAGGCGCTGAAAATTACGCTGGCAATAATTTTTCTTGTAATTGCAATACTGCTTTTAGTAAAAACATTTGCAGGATAA
- a CDS encoding VOC family protein, with the protein MKNNIFPCLWFDRTGNEAAQFYTDIFGGKITVDTPVVINFELFGQRMMILNAGPQFEKNASVSFMVLCETPEEVEKYWKPLADGGIVLMELGEYPWSKKYGWVRDKYGVTWQVYLGEKMGEQKIVPTLMYIHGNNGKAMEAMELYTKIFPDSKVGGVLKYGDGVGNETHEVQENVQHAHFEIDGYSFFCMDNSYDHQFDFNEGISMVVMTDDQEQTDHLWNSLIAEGGRASMCGWLKDKFGMSWQIVPKKLIELMNDSDPYKSQKVMQEMSGMQKIVIADLEKAYHS; encoded by the coding sequence ATGAAAAACAATATATTTCCATGTCTTTGGTTTGACAGGACTGGGAACGAAGCGGCCCAATTCTATACAGATATTTTCGGCGGAAAGATTACCGTAGATACTCCCGTAGTCATCAATTTCGAGCTTTTCGGTCAGAGAATGATGATCCTGAATGCCGGTCCGCAATTCGAAAAGAATGCTTCGGTTTCCTTTATGGTTTTATGCGAAACACCTGAAGAAGTTGAAAAGTACTGGAAGCCTTTAGCCGATGGAGGCATCGTGCTGATGGAGCTGGGCGAATATCCCTGGAGTAAAAAGTACGGATGGGTCCGTGATAAATACGGAGTTACCTGGCAAGTCTATTTAGGTGAAAAAATGGGCGAGCAGAAGATTGTTCCGACGCTCATGTATATTCACGGGAATAACGGCAAAGCGATGGAAGCAATGGAGCTTTATACCAAGATTTTTCCTGATTCAAAGGTTGGCGGTGTTCTGAAATACGGTGACGGAGTAGGAAACGAAACCCATGAAGTTCAGGAGAATGTTCAGCACGCGCATTTCGAAATCGACGGCTATAGTTTTTTCTGTATGGATAATTCTTATGATCATCAGTTTGATTTCAACGAGGGAATTTCTATGGTGGTAATGACGGATGATCAGGAACAAACAGATCACCTGTGGAACTCACTTATTGCCGAAGGCGGAAGAGCGAGTATGTGCGGTTGGCTGAAAGATAAATTCGGTATGAGCTGGCAGATTGTACCTAAAAAACTCATCGAACTTATGAATGATTCTGATCCCTATAAATCACAAAAAGTGATGCAGGAAATGTCTGGAATGCAAAAAATTGTAATTGCAGATCTGGAAAAAGCTTACCACTCTTAA
- a CDS encoding SRPBCC domain-containing protein translates to MKLLEFKIQINAPAEKVWSILFSKDADGNWPSAMNEGTYFEGNWEEGSIMRFLDSENNGMYNQIEKNIPNRQLVMKHLGWIYDGELSPQDWEDSTVAYILESNENGTLLTGKVNALDEFVDFFNSKYPPNFEKIKKLSES, encoded by the coding sequence ATGAAACTTTTAGAATTCAAAATTCAGATTAACGCACCGGCAGAGAAAGTCTGGAGCATTCTATTTAGTAAAGATGCCGACGGAAATTGGCCTTCGGCAATGAATGAAGGAACTTACTTTGAAGGAAACTGGGAAGAAGGCAGCATCATGAGATTTCTTGATTCAGAAAACAACGGAATGTATAATCAGATTGAGAAAAATATTCCCAACAGACAATTGGTAATGAAACATCTGGGCTGGATTTACGATGGCGAGCTCAGCCCACAGGATTGGGAGGATTCTACGGTAGCTTATATTCTTGAATCCAATGAAAACGGCACACTTCTTACTGGAAAAGTAAATGCTTTGGATGAATTTGTTGATTTTTTCAATTCAAAATATCCACCTAATTTCGAAAAGATCAAAAAACTCTCAGAATCATAA
- a CDS encoding SRPBCC family protein — protein MMETLNYEITINAPIQKVWDLLWSPETYTQWTQFFSPESQFETDWQINGKTYFLDGHGNGMVATIKSLNAPCEVVFSHLGILSEGVEDTESREVKEWSGAEEQYFLRKIDENTTHVRAILHTLQEYEEHMNNGFNKGFEVLKKLAEQ, from the coding sequence ATGATGGAAACCTTAAATTACGAAATAACAATAAACGCACCCATTCAAAAAGTATGGGATTTGCTTTGGTCACCAGAAACTTATACACAATGGACCCAATTTTTCAGTCCGGAATCTCAATTTGAAACTGACTGGCAGATTAACGGAAAAACTTATTTTCTTGACGGCCACGGAAACGGCATGGTTGCTACCATAAAAAGTCTGAATGCTCCATGTGAAGTAGTTTTCAGCCACCTTGGCATCCTTAGCGAAGGGGTTGAAGATACTGAAAGCCGTGAAGTAAAGGAATGGAGTGGCGCTGAAGAACAGTATTTCCTGCGGAAGATTGATGAGAATACGACTCATGTTCGCGCGATTCTGCACACGCTGCAGGAATATGAAGAACATATGAACAACGGTTTTAATAAAGGTTTCGAAGTGCTGAAAAAATTAGCCGAACAGTAA